The genome window tttgtttttcaaagtttcgcACGCAAACAGTTTTATCTTTCTTTGAGTTTTATCATTTCGGAAAAACAGATTTCATCTTAATAACTAAAAAATAGGGGGGTGTATGTACACAACGCTCATTCTTCGCTTCcgtcgtaaaaaaaaaatctctaccTTAAACTAAGTATGTCTCTAAATAAAGtactatttatttcaaaataaaaaaagaagatcCTGGTATACGAAAAAGTACGGGATTTTTTAAGTtcgaattataaataaaaaaaaataatacggaAAATCTATCCAAAGATAAATGCAGAAATTTAAACCGAAaagcaaaaatagaaataaaaagaaatatagAATAAAGGAAGGTTCTATTAGCTTAAAGCATATATATAGTTTTGGGCGTTTGTATctctgttgtttttttcgtttctgcCTATTCTTactattgtttgtttgtttttgtacaaaaaataaacaacgcatatcgaaaatttatcaatgacaaaattttaaaattttgtgtagcACTATTTACAGATACGGATGCTAATGCTATAATTATGGATTTCTGTCTTCTAGTGTAGCtagatttgttgttgtttttttttcttgttcttgcTAAGTAAATAAAGGTGTTTTGCTGCGAGTTGGttggttgatttgttgattttaggAGGGGTTgggggagttttttttcctttttgacaGTTATTTTGAGTGACTGCAATTATAATAATTGTGTGTTCATCTTTCGCCGTAGATTCTTAAAAGCTAAAATCACCGAgatcttatttttttccattttatagaaagtatattttactgttttttgcttaattttctCTCGATTTCCACGTTTGCCATTGGTTAgctgctgctgttttttttgttaccttttttgttttcgtaAACCAATTTAACGTTTCTAgtttcaatgtatttttttctgattagtgttgtttttgtctatattttcaatatttttccgttaggttttttaagttttgcgaGCTTTGTCTAGTTTTACTAATTTGGGtttgaaaatctaaattaaagttcaaattttgaacttcaaatttgaagctcaattttgatattgattggttcaaaatttgaaattcagatcAAGATTTTCCCAATCAGATAGAAGaatagaatattaaaaaaaaagagagatttATAGTCTGAATTAAGAAACTATGCGTTTACCAGAATTTGAAGTAAAATTCATCAACTAAGATAACTCAGTTTCAAAATCTGAACTTAAATCAGAACTTGCAAGCAACCGCAAGAGAAAACCTTTCTATTTGACTCGAAACTGATCGAGTAGTTTTGACTAATTCAGGAGCTGTCAATTTAATCGATCCAATCGATTGCTCGAAGGCGATACGATTAAGTCGACTTATTTCGAACTATTGTTTAGTTCAAAGAATTGATTGATTCTTAGACCCAGGAACTGAATTTAGTTCAAAGGCAGCATTGAGAACTGAATTGGAAccaaattcagattcatcatcgtaatttaatcatttcaacttcaattgaaTAAATATTCCACCACTAACAATAACAATACTTTAATACCTAAGCATTATTTaagtaatacaaaaaataaccttCTGCTTAATCGACTTCATTTGAAGAATTGGGTAAGGCACTCCGCAGAGGAAGATCATCTCATCGAATCGAACCAAACTCTCCACTAAATATAATTTGTACATGATAACTTGTGTTTGTGAAAGGACGATCTTCATCAACGGAGTACCCTCCAAAGGGTTGCACCCTACACAAAGCTCGTAAACCTTCAAAACCTAGATCCCGTTATTGATCCgcccgcgttttttttttcaatttgctgtCTATCAGCTTCGATTCCTCCCTTACTGCTTTTCACTCTTGCCAACTCCTCCCATCAGCAAATGTTCCCCGGTGATCAGACCACTTCCGCTACTGCTGTTCGGTTGGTGGGCGTAGTTCCGGATCTGGTGCAACGAGATCAACTGATTGGGGAAGCTGTTGTTGGGGACATTGTTTCCGGCACCGGCTGCCGCAGCCACCACCGCCTGTTGAATCGATTTCTGGTTCTGGAAGTTGATGGCATCGTACAGGTACGATCCGGGTCGACCGGCTGCAGCCGCTGCCGCCTGGTGTGGATGATGGTGGGCCGCCAGGTGGGCCAGATGCGGGGGCATCGCCTGGATCGGGGTAAAGGCTGAGTTGGCTGCGGCATTCGTTGTCGTTTTACTGGCCACACTGGACGCGTCGTACGATCCGCTACTCACGACTACGTTTGCCGCCGATGAGGTTGGGGTTCcgtgctgctgttgttgctgttgttgggggtTCTGTCGGATCACGACCAGGTCCTCGCCCACTTCGTCCGCGTTCGAGTTACGGTGATGGTCTGGAAGTAGCAGATGCAAACAGATAAGCCACTAGATCAGGCCTTCGATGTCGTGCTCTTGTGCGGGATCGGAACAAAAGAAACACACAACATCTAGGTAGGAATTGGGGGCGTTAGCAATTGGCAATGGGATaatatttcttgaaattgaaatgttttcacATTCCTCTAAAGGCCTCAAGACCGACTGAAAGTTAGAAAAGATTTGGCAATCCATGTTTAGAATGTAACGTTGAATACtcaaaatttcctcaaaatctATCAAGCAGTTATCGAGATGGCTTCCAAGCAAAAAGTGTTTGGACTACCAGTGAAGATCCTCAGATGGATTGCGAAATAGATGGCAAACGACCATTTGGTGTGTACCGTGTGTCGGTGCCAATGACGGTCGTCAAGGAAATTATCTTATTCGGAGATCTTCAAGCCAGTAGAATGTCGTCGAGTCGAGCAATAATTGCAAAGTTGtcgagataaaaaaattcattgggAGGTTGTCGGACGGAAATCCATTGGAAGTTCGTCAAATCGAGAATTCTATTTGAAGGGCGTCGAGTTGAGAATACTTTTGGGAGGTCCTCGAGTCGACAATCCCATCGAGAAGTTGTCGGACTGAAACTCCATTAGAAGGTTGTCGGACAGGAATTATTTTGTAAGGTCATCGAATTGGAACTCTACAGAGAGGTCTGCGGACTGGAACTCTATTGGGAGATTGCCGTACTGGAATTTTATGGAGAGGTCGTTCGTCTAGACCTACATGGGAAGGTCGTCAAATTGAGAATTCAATTGGGAGATAGTCGAGTTGAGAATCCAATTGGGAGGTCGTTGGACTTGGACTTAATTTGGAGGTTGTCAAATTGAACTCTATTGAAAGGTCGTCGAATCGAAAAATCACTTGGGAGATTGTCAGACGGGAACTCTTTTAGGAGGTCATCGAGTCGACAATCCCATCGCGAAGTTGTCGGACTGAAACTCCATAAGGAAGTTGTCGGACAGGAATTATTTTGTAAGATCGTCGGAAGGGAACTTTACAGAGAGACCTCTCTGGACTGGAACTCTATTGGGAGATTATCTTACTGGAATTTAATTGAGAGGTCGTTCGACTAGAACTCCATGGAAAGGTCGTCATATCGAGAATTCAATTGGGAGATAGTCAAGTTGAGAATCCAATCGGGCGGTAGTTGGACTTGGACTTAATTGGGAGGTTGTCAAATTGAACTCTATTGAAAGGTCATCGAATCGAGAATTTAGTTGGGAGATCGTCAGACGGGAACTCTATCAGGAGGTTGTTTAGCTGAAACTTTATTGAAAGGTGGTGGGACTGAAAATCTATTGGGAGTCCTCGAGCCGAGAATCCAACTGTGAGGTCTATGGACTGGAACTCTATCGGGAGGTCGTTGAGTCAAGAATCTATTTTGGAGGTGGTTATACTGGAACTTCATCGAGAGTTTGTCGGACTAGATGCTTTTGGAGATTGTCAGACTCGGAATTCCATTGGAAGATCGTCGGACTGGAACCTTATTGGGAGGTCCTCAAGTAGCGAAGCCATTCAGCCGTCAAACTAAGAATTCAATTGAGAGATCCTGGAATCGAGATCCCAATTGGAAGATAGTCGGACAGCAACTCTTTTGGAAGGTCGTCGAATCGAAAGTCCAATAAGGAAGTCGTCGGCCTGGATTAAGAAGTTGTCAGACCAGAACTCTATTGGGAGGTCGTCGATTCGCGGAGCCATGGGGTGGTCTGCGTACCAAGAATTCAGTTATGAAATTCTCGAGTCTAGATAGGGAGATAGTGGGACTGGAACTCTAAGGGGTTGTCGTTGAGTCGAGAGGCCATTGGAAGGTCGTTGAATCGAGAAATCAATTGGGAGGTTGTCGGATTAGAATTCAATTGACAGGTCGTCGGGCTAGAACTTTTTTAGGAGGTATTAGAACTACAACTCTTTTAGGAGCTTGTCGGACTTGATCTCAGAGTAGGTATATGGAAAACTTTCTTGGGAAATAGTCGGACTGCAACTCTATTGGAAGGTCGTCGAATCGAAAATCCAATAAGGAGGTCGTCGGGCTGGATTAAGAGGTTGTCAGACCAGAACTCTATTGGGAGGTCGTCGATTCGCAAAGCCATGGAGTGGTCTGCGTACCAAGAATTCAGTTATGAGATTCTCGAGTCTAGGTAGGGAGATAGTGGGACTGGAATTCTAAGGGGTTGTCGTTGAGTCGAGAGGCCATTGAAAGGTCGTTGAATCAAGAAATCAATTGGGAGGTTGTCGGATTAGAATTCAATTGAGGAGGTATTAGAACTACAACTCTTCTTGGAGCTCGTCGGACTAGATCTCAGAGTAGGTATTTGGAAAAATCTTTTGGGAAATAGTCGGACAGCAACTCTTTTGGAAGGTCGTCgcattgaaaatcaaataaggAGGTCGTCGGGCTGGATTAAGAGGTTATCAGACCGGAACTCTATTAGGAGGTCGTCGATTCGCGAAGCCATGGGGTGGTCTGCGTACCAAGAATTCAATTATGAGATTCTCGAGTCTAGGTAGGGAGATAGTGGGACTGGAACTCTAAGGGGTTGGCGTTGAGTCGAGAGGCCATTGGAACGTCGAATCCAGAAATCAATTCGGAGGATGTCGGATTGGAATTCAATTGAAAGGTCGTCGGGCTAGAACTTTTTTAGGAGGTATTAGAACTACAACTATTTTAGGAGCTCGTCGGACTAGATCTCAGAGTAGGTATTTGGAAAAATCTTTTGGGAAATAGTCGGACAGCAACTCTTTTGGAAGGTCGTCGCATCGAAAATCCAATAAGGAGGTCGTCGGGCTGGACTAAAAGGTTGTCAGACCGGAACTCTATTGGGAGGTCGTCGATTTGTGAAGCCATGGGGTGGTCTGCGTACCAAGAATTCAATTATGAGATTCTCGAGTCTAGGTAGGGAGATAGTGGGACTGGAACTCTAAGGGGTTGTCGTTGAGTCGAGAGGCCATTGGAAGATCCTTGAATCGAGAAATCACTTGGGAGGTTGTCGGATTGGAACTCAATTGACAGGTCGTAGGGCTAGAACTTTTTTAAGGAGGTATTAGGACTACAACTCTTTTCGGAGCTTGTCGGACGAGAACTCTGAAAAGGTATTCTGACAACTCTATTGGAAGATTGTGGGACCTGAACTCCTTTAGGAGGTATTCGAACTGGAACTTTTTTGGTTGATCATCGAACTGGAACTCTATTAAGAGTTTGTCCGACAGAAATTCTTCTGGGAATTCGTCAATCCGGAACTTTATTGGAAGTCATCGAGCCAGTCATTCATTGGAAAGTTGTCGATAGAGCCTTCCACCTTTCTAAGTGCCTTAATCTCGGGCGCAAACCTCAAAACCATTGCCAAAAGCTAACGCATCCACTTGCTCTAAAACTGTACTCACCATTTGAGGCGTTGCCACCTCCACCGCCGGCTCCATTATTGCCGCCGCCgtgttgctgttgctgcagGGAAAAGTcgtactgctgctgctgttgctgttgttgctgctgctgttgttgttgttgctgctgttgctggtgCTGTTGCTGCATGGCATCGGCCAAGGAAGCTGCCGAGTCGGGACTAACCTTGGGCCAGTATGGGTGCTCTCCACCAGTGGTTGCTCCCACTAAACCTCCCATCCGGTTGATACCGAGTCCGGCTAGACCGGCCAGTCCTGCAGCGGCATCGGCCGCCGAGATACCTGCCGCAGCTGCtgccgccgccgccgccgctGCACTCTGATTGTTGGCGCTAGCATTGTTAgcgttgttgttattgttgttgttctggttattgctgttgttgttgctagcCTTGTTCCGGCGCTTCTCCTCCTTCTCAGCGTGCTTCTGCATGTGCTTGGCGAGGTACGTCTCCTGGGTGTAGGACTTGCCGCAGAGCTGGCAGATGTGCGTCTTGAGGTGCTTCGAGTCCTTGTGCTTTGGTATGTGCTCCAGCAGCGAAGCCTCGTCGGAGAAGCACTTGTAGCAGGAGTTACATTTGTACGGTTTGTCCGTCTGGTGGCACCGGGAATGCGACTGCAGGTTCGACAGCTGCGAGAAGGCCTTGACGCAGCCCGGGTGCCGACATTTGTAGGGTTTGTCCCCGGTGTGCGTCCGGATGTGCTGTTGCAGGTGCGACAGCTGGGTGAACTTGCGTTGGCAGATCTCGCACCGGTACGGCTTGATGCCCAAGTGTATCCGGGTGTGCTGGGACAGGTAGCTGGAGTTGGCGAACGCCTTGGTACACTGCGAACATTTGTACGGTTTGGTTTCGCGCATGTGCAGCTGCCCCCCGTGCAGTTGCAGGTCACCCTTGTTGGCGTAGatctggaaaagaaaaaaaatgaattagtaTGGCTAACTAAGGCAAATGGTACCAATCTAAGGGTCTGATCATATCAATAAACCGAAATATCCGGAAACTTCATAAGCCGGCGACCTTGATTACGACAAGTGGTGCTACTAATTCGTACCACATTTGTAACGCTTGGCTAAGCCTTCCACAGCGGCAAAACTTGACATTCTAAGTCTTCGATGGAAGTCTTTGAAACCCATTCGCAACACTTGATTTGCGCAGGAGATCGCGCGCATATTCATGTGTATTTATGTGTAGCAAATTAAACGATCCAACCAGGCGTCTGTGGTCTGCGTACGACGACGACAAACACTTTTGATGCGATCGCCAAGCGTATGCTtcttaattttgacattttctacCCCAAAAATGGTTGCCATTGTGTTGGTTGAGGCTGAGGAGCATCGAGCATCAGAATAGGCGCTCATCAGTTTGATTAATGGATTTACACAAGAATAATGACGctaaattgctgttttttttttcgtcgtctTCGCTTCCCTCGCTTTTTTACTGATGAGCAGCCTAAAGGTTTCCTCCTTTGTTTTGCCGCTTCGGACGAGGACTGTCCGGGTGGCAGCAGGGCTATCAAAATCTGAAAACTTTGATCTTGGGACGCAGTAAAGTGCCGATGATTTCGGCTCATCATTCGGTTGCTGCAACAATTAGCAATCAAATCAACCTTATCAGACGGCGGATGGACGCGGCTTCTTTTTTCGATAagagcgcaaaaaaaaaaacttcagcacGTGTCCACCTGACCCCGGAAGTTTGGTTGATCCCGAAGCGAGAATGTTTTGCCTGTCGGCTTGTCttctgcttgttttttttttgtttaattttctcaaatattttatgTGGTTTAGTCTCTCAtataaaaacggattggtttggtccttcgagccggattgtTGCCATTGAAAGTATCAAACAAGGTAAaagaatattcaaaacaaataacaaattttacacagcaaaaaacaGATTCCGCTTTCATTCAACCGCGGGTTTTATGATGATGTCTATTTTTAGACCGAATCGCCGTTGTCTTTTTTACCAAGATCgtgaaaataaatcaacaaaactcAACACAATAGCTTGAAGTAAACGATAAAACGGCCAACATCCTCGGTCCTCGGATTTGAATGTTTTCGGTGCGTCggaccaaaacaaaaattcctgcTGTAGCTGTCTAAAACCGACGATGGAAGAAGCAGGTTCTTGTTCTCCTTAATATTCGGTCTGTCTTAGttgggggatttttttttcttgtttcgggTTTTCGATTCTCGCCGTTGGTTTCAATTATTGTACAAGCGCCACTCATCATGGTTTTTGTTTTAGATTCCTTTTTTTCGATACACCATAGTTAGTtggaaaaaaagtgtttagaaattgaaagttgaatcaACAATCAggtggaaaaaaaatagaaaggtAGGGAATTCCGTTcatcgaagttttttttgtcgGTAATcagttattcgaaaaaaaaaaatggaacagaTGAGATGGGGAAGGTTGAAACTGAAACAAAAAAGCAGCCAGAAGTTTGAATGAGAGTAAAAGTTTTCGTCCCTGATTTGCTCGATTTAGTGTGGAAAAGTAAGAACGTGTGAAAATGTGACCTTCCTTGAAACGTTTCCTAATTGGCTGATTGATATTTGTAGGTTAACACTCGTGTGAACGACGATTGACCATGACATTGCTAATTTCAAGCTCTTTGTTAAGAGTATTTTGCTCCCATTAAGGATCAGTTGCatgaaataaagttttcaataaaaaccttCTCGAAAACTGTGTAGCCATCTTGTAGTTAGAATGCTAAGTGCATGTgttaacaaacttgaaaatgaCAGATGACTTACACTGGAATGATGTTTCaggtaaaaattatttgaaaaatcacataacagttctaaaaaatatttcaaattttcaaagtgttACTAATGTGTTAATATAAATCGGAGTCCAATTCTCACATATTAATGACCGATTGATCTAAGCTTTTTAATGCAAATTAAACATCGTGCAATCGAGCTGCCAGACTATTGCGCTTTAGCTTTGTTCTCCTCGTCTAGTTTGCTTGCATGCACGTTTCGGCAAGAGCAACAATCCGCAAAAATAAAATCCGCCTCTAACTATCACAATGCACGGCAAGCAATCGCTCGCGATGAAGGAAGTTAATGGGTTTTGGTGTTAAGAAAGACgaagcggggggggggggggggggggatgtgGAGGGTGATTTAGCCAAAACGCGCGATCCAATCTTGGTAGACGCGTCGCGCAAATTTTCGGAGCTCGGAAACCAACCGGACCCGGTCCAAGGTCGCTGCCGAAAAGTGTTCTCCACCGAATTATTAAGTACCATTCTCTCGGTTGCGGTAGCGATGTGTGTGGTTGAGCTGTTCTAGTCGTTAATCAACGGAGGAACGTTCATGTGTGTGGAACTACCTGTGGCATTTTTTGGCAGAACAAGTGTCCACTTATGGCCTAAAGCGAAGcaagaacaagaacaacaaGTTTCACAGGTTGgacttcaacaacaacaacaactactACTGTTTCGACAAAAGGGGTTGTATTTTAAGCGAAGGGGAAGACCTTCACGGTGTCTCCGTTCATCTCCTCAGAAGATCCGAGGGAGGAGACGGGAGCCTCCGGCCATGTCCAAATTGCGAGAACCGCGGCACTCAAAACTGATGATGCGAGATTGATAGCTGCTGCTGGAAGTGATTTGAGCCGGGTCCGATGAATATCAAGCGATCCGGGGGTCATTTACCGATCGTAAGGGATCGCGGATCTCGGGTCAAATCTTCCGGGAGAGGCAACGGAAGCTTGTTTGTTTAagaatttttgataatattacTTAATTTTGTAATTGCGATTCGAAAATCGgaaagatgaaataaaaactcGATTCTatcgattttcaaaaggttgaaAATTCTATCCAAAACATAGAAAATCACAACTGAAgttttaattatcaaaaaaatggtCTATGATTGGTCAACTCCATTTGTTtccttttctttcttttttatatttgaagctCCCCTATCAAggcatttaaattttagtttccatATAAGGGAGAGGTCAcatcagcttttttttaaatatttttgcggTCTTCTAAAcagattatttaaaacaaaatttccgtTGCtcttttttcactattttgaaGCTGTCCTCTCGGTCCGAATTCTAATGAATACGATAAAGCTGTATTCTCGATTCGCTATTAAATTACCATTATTACGTTttagctgtcctctcgactcactTTTGTGTTGGCatctaaatttttttcctcaactcacgtgaaatttttgtcaatatgttTGAGCTATCCTCTCGACTTCCTTTTTCTCGTAgttccaagctgtcctcccaatccaattaaaattctaacaaataCTTTTCAATTGTCCTCTCGATATTTTCCTACCATTTAAAGCTGTTTTCTCAACCTAGTTT of Uranotaenia lowii strain MFRU-FL unplaced genomic scaffold, ASM2978415v1 HiC_scaffold_283, whole genome shotgun sequence contains these proteins:
- the LOC129759823 gene encoding zinc finger protein rotund-like, which gives rise to MPQQTIVHAANLAASAAVVNSSHHHIPIQMKREKSEESDEMDVKIYANKGDLQLHGGQLHMRETKPYKCSQCTKAFANSSYLSQHTRIHLGIKPYRCEICQRKFTQLSHLQQHIRTHTGDKPYKCRHPGCVKAFSQLSNLQSHSRCHQTDKPYKCNSCYKCFSDEASLLEHIPKHKDSKHLKTHICQLCGKSYTQETYLAKHMQKHAEKEEKRRNKASNNNSNNQNNNNNNNANNASANNQSAAAAAAAAAAAGISAADAAAGLAGLAGLGINRMGGLVGATTGGEHPYWPKVSPDSAASLADAMQQQHQQQQQQQQQQQQQQQQQQQYDFSLQQQQHGGGNNGAGGGGGNASNDHHRNSNADEVGEDLVVIRQNPQQQQQQQHGTPTSSAANVVVSSGSYDASSVASKTTTNAAANSAFTPIQAMPPHLAHLAAHHHPHQAAAAAAGRPGSYLYDAINFQNQKSIQQAVVAAAAGAGNNVPNNSFPNQLISLHQIRNYAHQPNSSSGSGLITGEHLLMGGVGKSEKQ